The DNA sequence ATTCAGGTGTGATCTATTGTAcgatgccattttaaaaattatatacaatttTTCCTGAATACAAACAAGGTGCATTTCATTTCCACAAGCCTGTGCAGAAACAGTTTCTTATTTGATGGTGTTGTTTAACTGTCAGTTctgattaaaatatttcttcaaCTGATGCACTATTCACTCACAGTATGCATAAAAGGTATTGCATGTGCAGATTATAAAATTACTCCAGAATGCAAGTTACTATTTTTATTGGTCCATGGACCCTTGTGTCatctttattcattattttttctctatCTTATATTGTATGTCTAAAAGTTTGTGGTACAGAATAGCTTTCACAGCCTCTCACCCCCCAGAAAACACAAGTGCTCTTATTTTATGCCTTTTTATACTTCAGTTCTTACCTGCAACTGAGCTAAAATATCTCAGCAGGTTTTAACACTTACTCCTCCTTTCCCTCTGAAGAAGAAATCTTTTAACAAAGGAAACATAATATCCAccataaaaacatgcaaaattaCTGCCAGCCATAATTGCACATGCTTGAAGAGTTGACTCATAATCAAGTCATATCTGGGGAACGAACCACTGATTTCACTGGGAGGAAGACCAGAAAACAATGCCGTCGGGAAAATGAATCCTTTACGTTTAATCATTTTTCACACCGTAAACATTTATATCCATGGATTCAGTGAAAGCTGCCAAATCATCATAAAGGCAGGTTGTGCCTGgccccagtcctggaggtccAGTTGCGGGTTTTTGCTCCAACCAATTGTTCTAGCATAATTTTAACAGCTGTCCGCTCCGATACCGTGCCACAAACGTATCACACCACAGCTTAAACGTTTTCACCGAGGACGGCGTCTGCCTCAAATTACTGAACTAATTACATCGTTCAGAGCGGAAGATAGTTTAAAATctggaaatggattggcccTAGTTGGTCACTCTGGTCTTCAGCAACAGAGCGAAATTACATCAATAAAAAACCATCCCTTAGAGGGTGTGGCAGCTTTCCCCAATTTAatctgttctgtttgtttgttttacttatTGGAATCTCATTCTTCAGATTCAGTTCTGTTAACCCCAAGGGACATTTAAATGAAGACACCGGTGTCTAATTACACTAATTAGAAACTAACTGATGAGGTTAAACTCAGGGGAAGTGTTGCATGCTACTCTGTATCATCTCTGTCTGCTTGTGATGTTGAACCTGTGTGGGAATAATAATTACTCTGTGAATGCAAAGCAGCCCACCGTAGGCTTTTACTGCTAATTGTGTGTGAACCGCAGGCACTAATAAAGGTCTTGTGCATTTACAAAGCCCTggtctcctgtctgtctccctgctgAAGGCATTAGAAGCATATTAGAGTGGGGGGGGAATCCTTTACGTTTAATCATTTTTCACACCGTAAACTTTCATATCCATGAAATCATCAGATAACACAGACAAAATGGATGAGAAAACAGGCTGTAAGTGATGTTACAGAAACTGTATTCTCTCTTTATGCGCCTGTTCTTTAATCTTTTTTGCGAACCTTGAACACCGTTTTCTACGGCTGAGGCAATGCTTGTAGCAAAGATGCTTCCCTGGGAACCACCTTTCTTGGAGGTTTTCTGAAATCTCTCCttacctctccctctcagctgACATAGTGGATATCTCCCAACAGTGGGTCATTGACAACTTTAACTTGCTAGTTGATGAAATCCACCAGGTTCTAAAACCTGGCCCTTCACATCCGGGTCGTTCCTGGATCTCAAAGTCTTGGTTTCCCCACGGTTCTCTCATCTCTCATcaggggcgacgtagctcaggaggtaagagcagttgcctggcagtcggagggttgccggtttgatccccaccctgggtgtgtcgaagtgtccctgagcaagacacctaacccctaattgctctggtgaatgacaggcatcaattgtaaagcgctttggataaaagggctatataaatgcagtccatttaccatcttaaAGGGAAGGTGTGATACAAGAGCTCGCACATTTGTGATTTTCGATCTCGTCCATGAACTCAACACCAAGCATAGTATTCCGACatccagttttttcttcttccagctTAATTTTCTGCCCCTTTTTCGCATGCTCACAGCGATTCATGTTCACCCTCCATTCTCGGGCGCACAGAGCTGGCCATTCATGCCTGTGCAATGTGTCATGCATGACagccctttcttcctctctgctgGTGTGCGTGAAGAAACACTTCCGGGATACTATCACTGGGCTTAATTTCATCATACCGTTTATTTTCTCCACAAGACCCTTTTTTGCCTTCAGAATCCAAACCTCTCTTTTCTGTACCAAGTCCTCAAATTCTGCATATTTTGAACAGTATCAATTTTACTAATCGTCTTTTTCATATTCACCTGATAAAACGGCTAATATTTCTTGATGAAGCCTTTCAAGCTCAACTAAGCCATTTGAACACACGCAATACTTCCTCTTCCGCATTCGCTTCATTCTCCTTCAGTCTTTAAATTTCTATCAGTCCACGACAAAGCAGAGCTTTCATTTTTTGAgtctatttattgtttattcaaTAGTTTAAAAAAGTGGCGTGGGCTCCCTCTTGTGGGCGTCAAGCGCTTCGTTGGCATTAAGCTTGTCGTCCTCCATATGGAATTCAAATGGTCTCAATGCACGTAAAAATAGTTTAATTCCAAAATTTTAACAGTTTCTTACTCTTCTTAattatatacactatatatatatatatatatatatattatatatatatatatatatgtgtgtgtgtgtgtgaaaagagCTGTGGCGTGCCCGAATACTGTCCAGCAAACCTTTCTCTAGTTTCTTAGGCTACGATTTACATCATCTGGTTAAAGTGACCTAATTCCGTTTTTTTGCTCACATGAGGCACAAATCAGATATGTAGTAATGAATGTGAAAACAGGGGGAAAGCACAGGGAATCGGACATTTTCAGATCTGTTTTGGGTCACATTCATATGTGGAAATCCGATAGGAAACGGATACCATGTGACTTATTTAAACACAGTGCATTTCCCGGGCATTGCGATATTTCCATACTTTTTTCGCATTTCAATTAAGTATGACGTAATTACATGCACATCCACTCTCCACCGGCAACGTtgaatgttaaaataagttaaatGCAGGATGAAGGCTCAGGCCAATGGGCGAATACCGTGGTTATGTGCCTCTTAAAAGTCGATACAGGCCATAATACAGCGGATGTTCATTACGGACCAAAGATGCTTCGAAACAAAGTAGCTTGAATTATCACTTATGTTTTCTGCCCATTGCAGTTGGCGATATGGCTATGGCAGCGTGGTTGTTTACTTTCGTATCCGTAACTAAGCCCTCCCTGTAGGCCAACGCGTGCGGGTTGCTTCAAGTGTAGGCTAAACTGTGAACACAGATATGTGGTATGAGTCACTTTTACAAGTATAGTAAACAGCTGGTATAAAATTGGAACTGGGCATCAAGACCTGCGGTGTAAACGTAGCCTTAATCTAACGTGATGGCAAATCTAGTATGTGGCTATGGGGGTATTGACTGAATGGCTTCCTTCCATTTCGCTTGAACGTAGCAATTAGAACGTTACAGACATCTGCTTGGAATATTCCCAAACATAAACGTAAGGATTTCATTTAGCAATTAGCTTTGCTTCTTTCCTGAGATCTGAAGTCTGACTAATTTCCAAGCAATCAGATCCTCACCTGCAGAACGATCCCATCCTTTGCACGCCAATCTTCTTCAGCAAGCCTTTCAATGTGTCCACTTTAACAACAAACTAAGAGACGTGAAGACGCCATGTGTAGCTACAGTCTTCACCAATCAGAGAAGAGCATTATTTTAAAGGTtactaaatcacattttaatctCTTTTTGCAGATATTCTGATGTAAGCATTAACAGAATCATGAAATACAAAATAGTGTAGTAATATTaactaaaatatttccaattttAGGAATGGGTCCTACAGAGGATAATGAAGTAAAGCTATCTTAGAATTTTACGACAACTGTTACACTTAGCGGCTGAGGTCCTGCTCTCTGAATAGCGAAATAAACAGGAGgaattcttgtgtaattataccaAGTCGTTCTACTATCAATAGCTGCGACtgcgactaaatatggaataaatatagaATTTTACCGTTGCTTTCACAAGTAAAGATGTCCATTACAGGATCCATTggtcatttacattacatcagcCATGCGCAAAACCACACTTGCTTTTTACGCCATAACTCTTGAGtttgttctggtttgattgataaCTCTTTTATCCAGTAGCGGACAGTATTTCGCAGTCAAACGTTTCGCATTCAACCGTAACATTACACCGTAATAAACAAGCATTTTTGTGGTGTAgttgttttttcatttccttccgTTTTTGGAAGATTTCACTCATTTTGCCAACTCATCAGCATAGCTAAGGTAACATTTGACCATGCGTTGGAGTATGGatcagaagaggaagaggaagcatgACGTCTAGCGAGGATACATACCGAACATGGCAaattactgcttgtaacatttcaattatttacgctgtcatatttttgatattgttatatttgcattggtCGTAAGAGAAAtgttagcctttgctaataatgttCAGCATACTTGCACTGGGGGCTAAATAGGTGTTAGTAGGGGCATTGTTAGTGTACCCTGGGCAGTATCAGTGTATCAATACATACATATCAGTGTAGGTAGTATAGTGGCGTAGTGTTGTAAAcggtgtcttgcttcattttaagccattttccaagtctgtggtgctcacatctggagttataaagccctCAATAAATGAATGGGCGAGAaatggccagatttggcatctgcattTGGGGTTAGTTTATACGAGCATTACAGCTAATGCTACCACCTGAACAGTCTCTGCTAAAACTGTCTCTGACGACTATCACTGGAGAAAGTAACCACAGCAACGTTACCAAGTAGGCTACAGAATTCAGCTGGCAAAGATTATTGGGTTGCTAGGTAACAAGTTCCTTTTGCAGAAAGCACAAGAACTGACTAAAGGACACGAGGACGCAGGtgaaagagagcagagaagCATGAATGAACCACACGAACTGTCCACAGAGTAGACACAGAGATACACCCAGAGAGAAAACTCTCACCAATGAGGTCATCATCATTAAAATCACTTGGCTCaaaattagaaaatgaaatattttacattcttAATTATCAgtgcaaaaaagagaaaaaaacatcacgTGTGTCCTAGTTAGGTTTGAAACGTCATTATTGCTTCATGGGATACATGATTTACGTTCACACGACACAGCGCCTTCTGGACCTGGCTTCGTGGGGTCAACCGCAAACAGTGCAAAAATCTGTTGGTGACAGATGGTGAACCGAACACCTTCGGCTGCTCACaccgctttggataaaaacacCCACCGTGTGCACAAAACAGGTTGCACACAAAATGTATGAGCCCACGACCCAGCTAATGAGTGAATACATTTCCTGTGACTaaccatttattaaaaatacccctaattgaaaaaagaagacaaggaataaaaaatataaattgaaaaataaaaacaactataCTATATAGttcaaaaacagatttaaattgAATGCGAACGACATGATGCAAAAAGACAGGTTCAGCAAATTCTCTTCcgcaaaaagttatttttattcgAAAATGGCAACAAATTCAATCTCTTGCTTTGTAACAGAATAACGTCGCTCACAACAGGATTGTCACAGAGCACAAGGAAAAGCAGAGCAGGCCCATTTATGATGTAATAATGCATTTACAATTGTAATGAGCTCGGGCAAGATCAAGCGCAATGATAGGATGCTGAATAAAGGGATGCCCGTTGGCTTCACGCTTGTGCCGCGCGTCTCAGCGGCAGCACCGATTCGATTCTAAATGTGTCCAGCAGTTGCACGGCTGAAAGCGTCTGCCATATCACTACATGTTAATTGTAAGCAATAACACAGCTATTAAGGGGGCAGTTATTTGCGCTTTGAATAAGATTCTCACTGTGttcatgaaataatgaaatgcactgAATTGTGATGAGTTAACGTAATAAATACAACGTCCAGAGGATGGCCTTTCTTCCACTACACATGCTGTATTTGACTGGAACCTCACTCGAAATCTATTAAAACAAACCCAAGGTTAAATGTGAAGAGCATATGACAAGATTTCTCAAAGCATAGACATGCAGGGCAGATATGTGTTTGAAGAGTATTGTAAACAGTCATTTGGACTTCACAAAAACTTTGGActtcacaaaatgtaataaatcacCCGAACACAAAATAAGTACTGAAGTATACGTGTGTTTGAGTTGGCCTCGTGCCTTATGCTAGCGATACATTacatataaaagaaaaataactgaaatgtaaactgcacatttctgcacacacgcacacgcacgtgcacacacaggcacgcacacgcccacacacacacacagaaaacagccaaaatcataataaataaaaaaacacacacaaaccactcGGATTAAAACTGTGCCAAACTCTTACTGTAAATACACCAAAGCACGTTAGTTAATATTCTTAAGATACCGTATTCAAAAAAGAATGTCATAAATACAAAATAGCATTATCCAGAAGtgtaacacatgtacacacccactaatgttttcttttgatatagaatgtttaaaaagtgtttaaagACCCTGTGTAAtcaaaatagttattttttatgcttacattaaaaacaaagaaccaaggaaaataaatactatCACATCAAGCccttgttattttgttttcatttattttatgtatttatttatttcttaataaTCCTGAAAGGATATTGTTGAAGGATTTGGTATTGGTTGATGAAGAACTGATGTCATcaacaagattttttttgttcaccaaTCAGCAGTCATTGCCTAAATTTGTTAATATGCTTGTTTAGCACTTGACCAGTACTGACTGTACTATAGGGACTAATGTTACAGGAATCATGTTTGTTGACTGTATCAACATATTCATTCTGGACATGACATGATACGACTTATCGTATAGTGTAATGAAAATAAGCGAACTAGAAAGTAATctaacatcttttttttaaatttactgtaaGGACTTTCATAGAAGGGCTTGATGACAAACAACAGTTGTCAGGCATCAATAGCTTGCTGTCCTAAATTGCTAGCTACCCAGACAGGATCCTGCTCTGGAGGCAGAGGCGGTGGTGGTGGTCCTGTCACTGAGATTGACTAGTATCGGCACCTCCATGAATTTGTGTGTAAGGGTtggtgttgtttattttccccTTGCATGTTCTACCAGCTAGCAAACTCAATGCAAACGCGAGTCTGTTTGTTGGGCTATCTATCCAACGTGAATATTCATTACAGATGgaacatgacccccccccagctctaTAGCTCTCCTGTTGAGAAATACTTCGCTTTAGGTCaaaaggacattttattgtcttcctatttatacatttgtaaaagGTAACTATGGtcatttttctgtaaatttatgtatttttcttaagGCGTAGCATACACTTTAAATGTATAGAAAGGTAATTACTCAGGGTCTTTAAGGAAACGGGGGTGGTAGGGGCAGGTATAGTAAGAAGGCAATCAGGCTGGAGGCCTGGCCCGGTACACCTGCACTGGTGTTCCATTTTGAGCCGGTTGGTCCTCCCGCTGCTAGGGGGAGTTGTGGTCGTAGTTTCGCTAGTGCTGAAAGAGAGGACCTTTTCAGATCCCCTTGATCCAGTTGCCCAGCACCACCGACGCCACCGACCCCAGAACCAGGGGCACGCTGGGTAACGGTCCGGCGCTGGAGGCCCCTCTGTACTGGCGCCAGTCGGAGCGGTTCTGGTAGCCCGGCCCGTTGGCGTAGTAGAAGCGCCGGTCCTCTTCGGACGAGTCGCCGTCGTAGCCGTAGCCGTAGCGGGGCCGCCCCAGGGAGCCGAGCCCGTACCCCAGCGCGGCCCCGCCCAGCGCCCCGgcggccgccgcccccgccagcTTCAGGCCCTGCCTGGAGGACCCGCGGCTCTGAGAGGGCGGGGCCTTCGCGCCCAGGCCCACCCCtttgcccctgcccctgcctccGCCCCCACGCTTGGGCTGGACACCGGGGCACAGTGTCGCCATGAGCAACATGACCGtccacaggaggaggaggaggagtctgcGGTGGCCAATCATGACGGGGGAATGGTTCTGCAGGGACACAAGCAGCTGGCGGGTAAGAGCGAGGCCTTTGGTTGAGCTGGCTGCACAGGTCAACACTGATAAATGCACACAGCTGCATCAGGAAAACAATTAGGACGAAATTTCACACAAGGTTATGACATGAGATATGAGTATATCAGGGTCcatgtcaatttaatttcagacCAATAAATGCAAGGAATGAACTGACATTCAA is a window from the Anguilla rostrata isolate EN2019 chromosome 14, ASM1855537v3, whole genome shotgun sequence genome containing:
- the sprn2 gene encoding shadow of prion protein 2; amino-acid sequence: MIGHRRLLLLLLWTVMLLMATLCPGVQPKRGGGGRGRGKGVGLGAKAPPSQSRGSSRQGLKLAGAAAAGALGGAALGYGLGSLGRPRYGYGYDGDSSEEDRRFYYANGPGYQNRSDWRQYRGASSAGPLPSVPLVLGSVASVVLGNWIKGI